One Plasmodium sp. gorilla clade G2 genome assembly, chromosome: 12 genomic window carries:
- a CDS encoding mRNA methyltransferase, putative produces MKNSKGEDSNDNVPKISGTAPSPSIPYNNNRGSKMVNSTYNQNFINNNSSYNKQPSNLGASNYPFINKNYTSANNYVVNNVNQNYIPMNYNNVNMTPNIPYNNNNNYNYGAYPNVNNNMIHNNNINNMDVKNNYSYDNNLKNVNMNEYNSIMGMKNYPNVPPPNINNMMNVHQNNMLAYNNTNNNLNNNSNNNNNNFYMNNKFNVMKNVPPPPLPNIPSPPSVPNNSYHFNMNSQMNNFAPPFINYDKDMHIAKGEHEHTMNSNEDLKDGKKNEHDRKFQDNTNNMHNKGNYNNKSSTCNINVDGRERLQNDYNQNFINTGERPQNFIRDSDENKRFIKYPKLKQLLELKNDIIKKRSTPARYIRCDLRTFDLGSLDTKFDVILIDPPWKEYYDRKMHNLHVLNNINLDQDLNNDMYNEKDRFWTLEDLANIEIEKIAEVPSFLFIWCGVTHLEDARVLLNKWGYRRCEDICWLKTNINEKNKKNKYLNEINNENSYLQRTTEHCLVGIKGAVRRSYDIHLIHANLDTDVIIAEETEQNIYDNNKPEELYKIIEKFCLGRRKIELFGTNRNIRNGWLTLGKNIDTTLFNKEEYTSWFEGDIAWPEATSYVGGKYMGTTNEIENLRPKSPPRNNPNA; encoded by the coding sequence ATGAAAAATTCCAAAGGTGAAGACTCAAATGATAATGTTCCCAAGATTTCAGGTACTGCTCCTTCTCCTTCTATACCTTATAATAACAATCGAGGAAGTAAAATGGTCAATTCCACATATAATCAGaactttataaataataattcttcttaTAATAAACAGCCAAGTAATTTAGGAGCATCAAATTATCcttttataaataagaaCTATACAAGTGCAAATAATTATGTTGTAAATAATGTTaatcaaaattatattccaatgaattataataatgttaatatGACGCCTAATATTccatataacaataataataattataattatgggGCATACccaaatgtaaataataatatgatacataataataatataaataatatggatgtgaaaaataattattcttatgataataatttaaaaaatgttaatatgaatgaatataattcAATTATGGGTATGAAAAATTATCCAAATGTTCCTCCAcctaatataaacaatatgatGAATGttcatcaaaataatatgctTGCATATAATAACACAAATAATAACCTAAATAATaacagtaataataataataataatttttatatgaataacaaATTTAATGTTATGAAAAATGTACCTCCACCTCCTCTTCCAAATATTCCTAGTCCTCCTAGCGTTCCAAATAACAGTTATCATTTTAACATGAACAGCCAAATGAATAATTTTGCTCCACCATTTATTAACTACGATAAAGACATGCATATAGCTAAAGGGGAACATGAACACACGATGAACAGTAATGAAGACTTGAAAGACGGTAAAAAGAACGAGCATGATCGTAAATTTCAAGATAATACTAATAATATGCATAATAAaggaaattataataataaaagtagtACATGCAATATAAATGTAGATGGTAGAGAAAGATTacaaaatgattataatcAAAACTTTATCAATACAGGAGAAAGACCCCAAAATTTTATTAGAGAtagtgatgaaaataaaagatttattaaatatcctaaattaaaacaattattagaattaaaaaatgatataataaaaaaaagatcaACACCAGCTAGATATATTCGTTGTGATTTAAGAACATTTGATTTGGGTTCTTTAGATACAAAATTTGATGTAATATTAATTGATCCACCATGGAAAGAATATTATGATAGGAAAATGCATAATTTGCATGtattgaataatattaactTAGATCaagatttaaataatgacatgtataatgaaaaagataGATTCTGGACCTTAGAAGATTTAGCTAATATagaaattgaaaaaatagCAGAAGTACCTTCATTCCTTTTTATATGGTGTGGTGTTACACACCTAGAAGATGCTAGAGTTTTATTAAACAAATGGGGATATCGTAGATGTGAAGATATATGTTGGTTGAAAACAAATatcaatgaaaaaaataaaaaaaataaatacttaaatgaaataaataatgaaaattccTATTTACAAAGAACTACTGAACATTGTTTAGTAGGTATCAAAGGAGCAGTCAGAAGATCTTATgatattcatttaattcaTGCAAATTTAGATACAGATGTTATTATAGCAGAAGAAAcagaacaaaatatatatgataataataaaccagaagaattatataaaattattgaaaAATTCTGTTTAGGAAGAAGGAAAATCGAATTATTTGGAACTAATCGAAATATAAGAAATGGATGGTTAACCTTaggaaaaaatattgatactacattatttaataaagaagaatataCAAGTTGGTTTGAAGGTGATATTGCTTGGCCTGAGGCAACTTCATATGTGGGTGGCAAATATATGGGAACGACCAATGAAATAGAAAACCTACGTCCCAAATCTCCTCCAAGAAATAATCCAAACgcgtaa